From a single Rutidosis leptorrhynchoides isolate AG116_Rl617_1_P2 chromosome 5, CSIRO_AGI_Rlap_v1, whole genome shotgun sequence genomic region:
- the LOC139850335 gene encoding nuclear poly(A) polymerase 3, translated as MSESELENSSSLLKFLSDEGLVASPEEELRRRKVVDKLNEILRTWIKRVAFQRRLPQNSIKDASVTILPYGSYGLDVYNADSNIDIICVGPCFASIAEDFFIVLYNMLAGRPEVSGMNCVKDAKTPLLQFTFEGILINLPLAKLQVTTVPENLDIFNLSLSKDIDEISWTTLSGVRVKNSILQLVPDVARFRELLYCVKSWAKRRGLYSDLFGYFRGIHLTVLTAFVCLQNPSASLVNLLSTFFKTFALWPWPEPVAIQGATPPPLPPGIRSMMNIQLPGSPHEYCHSNITTSTFNKIRSEFRRGHRQTQDPLRSQFDWRNLFETFPYSKTYLNFIKICISSYEKDELGIWVQWVKSHIRSLLIKLEELHALCDPNPTEYIDISIRVPNVVFYWGLVPGRGDNLDLNFATQFFMNKLGIGFPGNMGRLTLTMVQSSQLPKKLDLADDHIKEQLKTNLSYEQRKVPVYSAHSPDYVVGYLACNGDTGDAQYDNSVY; from the exons ATGTCAGAATCCGAATTAGAGAATTCAAGTTCTCTTTTAAAG TTTCTTAGTGATGAGGGACTTGTTGCTTCACCAGAAGAAGAGTTAAGAAGGAGGAAAGTTGTTGACAAGCTTAATGAG ATACTGAGGACTTGGATTAAAAGAGTTGCTTTTCAACGTAGGCTGCCGCAAAATTCAATTAAAGATGCTTCGGTAACAATATTACCATATGGATCTTATGGTCTTGAT GTTTATAACGCGGATAGCAACATTGACATTATTTGTGTTGGCCCTTGTTTTGCTTCTATTGCA GAAGATTTTTTCATAGTTTTGTACAACATGCTTGCAGGGAGACCAGAAGTGTCTGGTATGAACTGTGTCAAGGATGCAAAAACTCCTTTGTTGCAGTTCACATTTGAAGGAATCTTGATTAATTTGCCTCTCGCTAAACTTCAAGTTACTACTGTTCCAGAG aatCTGGATATATTCAACCTCTCTTTGTCAAAGGATATTGATGAAATAAGCTGGACAACTTTGTCTGGAGTACGAGTAAAGAATAGCATCCTGCAGCTCGTTCCAGATGTTGCG AGATTTCGGGAACTGTTATACTGTGTTAAGTCATGGGCAAAGAGGAGGGGGCTGTATAGTGAT TTATTTGGGTACTTTAGAGGAATTCACCTCACTGTTTTAACTGCCTTTGTTTGTCTGCAAAATCCAAGTGCCAGCTTGGTCAATTTGCTTTCAACTTTCTTCAAGACATTTGCCTTATGGCCTTGGCCCGAACCAGTTGCTATACAAGGAGCAACTCCACCACCTCTTCCACCTGGAATACGATCAATGATGAATATTCAGTTGCCAGGCAGCCCACATGAGTATTGCCATTCAAATATTACTACTAGCACATTTAATAAGATTAGATCTGAGTTTCGTAGAGGACATCGTCAAACTCAG GATCCTTTGAGGTCACAATTTGACTGGCGAAACCTCTTTGAGACGTTTCCATACTCAAAGACTTACCTGAATTTCATAAAAATATGTATTTCGAGTTATGAAAAAGACGAGCTTGGGATTTGGGTACAATGGGTAAAATCACACATCCGCAGTCTTCTAATTAAG TTAGAGGAGTTGCATGCTTTATGTGATCCAAACCCAACAGAATACATCGACATAAGCATACGAGTGCCCAACGTTGTTTTCTACTGGGGACTAGTGCCAGGCAGAGGGGATAACTTGGACCTAAACTTCGCAACACAATTCTTCATGAACAAACTCGGTATCGGTTTTCCTGGTAACATGGGACGTTTGACTTTGACCATGGTTCAATCATCTCAGCTACCAAAAAAGTTGGACCTTGCAGATGATCATATAAAAGAACAATTAAAGACAAATCTTAGTTATGAGCAACGTAAGGTGCCTGTATACTCGGCACACTCGCCtgattatgttgttggatatttgGCATGTAATGGTGATACTGGGGACGCGCAGTATGATAATTCGGTTTATTAA